A stretch of DNA from Lotus japonicus ecotype B-129 chromosome 4, LjGifu_v1.2:
ACCCAACTAAGTCTCTCCATTATAACAAAAATGAGCTAAAGTAAACAAACCAGACAAAAGAGACAAACTCAAAAGTCCGCCTCTTCCTGAACAAAAACTCAAATCGCAACCACTGGGAAATGCCTCCATTTAGGTACCACATGCGGCAACAGGTTCAACCAAAACAGGAACCTATCAAAGCCACAACAGAAACCACCAAGAGTAAAGACCCTTTCCAACTGAGAAAACCAAGAAGCATAACAACCTAATATTGACAAAGAGCTAAACAAATACCGAATCCAAGTTTACCCAGAAACAAAATCACACACCCCTCAGGTCTCCAACCTAATATGCCTGCAATGCTACTGGATTATTTCGCATAGAGTCTCCAACCTAATATGTTAGCATTGTTACAGGATTATTTCGCATTAAGATGAAATAATGTACTACGGTTAATTCTAAATAATTCAGATTCATAAATTTCGCTTCCTGAATCTGTAATCTGAATAGAGATATTCATATCATCATGGTTTATCAACTATCAAACTAAATGGACATGATCAAACACGAGGGGGCTATAGATTGTTTGGACTAGAATCTCAATAATAAATAACGTCTCAATTGTTTCCACAAAAAGTTGACTCAATCAAGATAAACCTTGATATCAATACCATTATCAATAAGTGATTGAACTACAGCTCTGATTTTCCCTTCGAACTTGTCCCTATCTCTTGGAGTATAAGAAGCAGTATAAACATCAGCCTCTCTTGCTCTTTCAGACAAAATCCGACCAATGGCTATGCACGCTGGTATATCTGAACGAGATCTAAGAACGGCTTTGATGTCCTTGGAGTTGGTGCCAGCAACTGCAACCTGTTTGCTTGTCACCCTGTGGGTCACTGAAGCTGATACAAAGCGTTTTGAGATAAACACATCAAGTGTGAAAGGCTCCATGTAGGCAACTGTTCTTTGTTTGAATGATACATGCTTATTTGGATTCTTTGATTTCTTCCCTTTTTGGTATGTGTAAGGTCGGCTATTGTCATCATCAAGGAAATCCTCTACCCCGAAAAAGCTTCTTGGTGCCATATGCGCCTGAATTATAAAACAAATGCAACACAAATCAGTATTTATACTTAATATATGATTCTCCTCAAGCTTACATTTAATGTTTTCACCAGAGCTATTGATTTACGATTTCAACTTTGATCTGATAAAAACCAATTAACTGGTAGTTTTACACACAGACAACAACAGATTTGGAATTACAAAGTGCCACACGTCCTGATGAAATGTAGTTTCATGATGAACAGTTAAAACAGTACTAGATAGAAGTGTATGTGAGATCATCAAAATTCATAAGGCAAGTGCCAGACATACACGTAGTGAGTTACAAATGATAGAAATTATCAGGAAGTTTTCATCTCAATCTGAAATAAGTTTAGGTAACTGCAGATAATTTTCTTCGAGTGTAGGAATAACAGTTTTGCAGGATAGTGGTAATTGCCATATTTAAACCATACAAACTTGTAGAAGATGGACAAGAAATATTCTTCAACAGTATGTAtacttgaagttgatgtaagaATCTAGATGAACCTACtgcaaataaatgaaaaaatctCTAAATTTGAGAGTCCATACAACAAACATGAGGACTAGTATGACAAAAACCATATACTGCACTGTATCTGGCCATGCTGTGAAACCAACCAAAATGTCTTTAGTTAAAAAGAACTACTTGCTTCAACAAAAGTGTTTGGCTAAAGCAAACAATCTTTTTTCTTAACAGATGCAAAAAGATCTTCTATTGCAGAGAAAAGAAGTGTTTCTCCAGTTCCCCCATATACAAAAGGACATGCATGGTGGGGAAAAGAGAGAATTTTTCATAAAGCAAttctttgaaaagaaaatatttcTCAACAAGGTGAAACAAGCGCTAGTTCTTTAATTATCTTACAAAAATTATTCAGTAAACACTTTGGGAAAATTCATACAACTCGAATAGATGGCATaactaatgaaaaaaataaatgctTTCAGAAATCCTTTCACGAGCAGAAAGTTTAACTAGATCTACAAATCTTTCAAAACCAATCATACCACCAATAAACAAGTAGGAAAAATGCTGTGACATGACCAGTATTAGTATTTGTCCacaaaattacataaaaataatgaaaaatcaaAAGCATCAAACATTCAAAAGCCcatgaaaaataattatgaaTTCCAGAATTCAACATGTCAAATGCCAATTTAACCCTATCCAACTTTATACGCTTCAGGATTTCATACTCTGTTTTAATACTTCGCACACCTTATTTATATGTGAAATGAATGATTAGATACATGAATTACATCAATTAGAAGTACTATCTTGCAACAAAATGGAAATGAGGTGTTCAACATTTGTTTTCAAGCTTTTTATCTGAAGCATATAACTTCCACCATATGTTGCACTGTCATTTGCCTCAACTCATATTCAGCAACAGTTGTAGTAAAAGGAAGAGTAAGAAAATAAAGTTACAgtaatataattaattgaaaaatcAAATTGAACTGAGCTTTGAAAGACAGAATTGTAGACTTTACTTGTCCACTGTGGAAACAGCATGAGGGCACATAATTCCAAGGCAAAACTCCATTTACTTCGCAAGTATAAACACTGGTTCTGCAAATTCTGCCAATTGCTTGCTTCAACATGTTTCTCAGACACCCAATAAAAGCTCCTTATTAGAAAAAACTCACTTCAGCCTATGGAGTATGGGACTAATGGAAACGAATATCTCCCTGTAAGAAGATTCATTTAAAATTCCAAGCCAAATAGcaacaataataacaaattAATCGGGTTTTGCAAGAGGTATTTTGATAAGGTGCTGGACAGTGGGATAAAAGATGGTCACATTATCCGATAGACGTAAACAGTTTGAATTTTACTATCGGATTTCTGTTTTAGAGGAAAAACCCAAGTATATTTGGAATAACCATCAATTGTAGTAAGAGTATTTAATGCAGGAGGTTCATGCATAGAATGATATTCTGAAAGCATTTTTCCATCAATTGCAAATGACACGAGCATAGAAAACaatcaaacaaaaattaaaatgaacacCTACAATGAATTTATCTGAAAAACACTAAAACCCCTTCAACCGCATTTCAACAAACACCTCAAATGCATAAAAACACAACAATAgtaaaaattaacaaatatgCTACACACTAACAGAAAGCCAACATTGCATAATCTAAAGGGTTTGGTTAAAACCAGTTCAAGTTCAGGAACTATTGTTACAGGTAATTGCCATCACCTTTACTTATACTCCTCCGAACAATGGTGAAATCgagtgagagagaaagtaaggggaagagagagagagcgagagagtaCCTTATGAAATGGTGTATAGGGGAAAGAGAGCAATTTTTCGGCCACCGGAAAAGAGTGTCGCCGGTGATTGGCGGAGCCGCCGTTAATCGCAGCCTATTCTAGACGGAGTGAAGTGAATCGCAGGGTTCAAGTCCAGAAACAAGGGAAGACGGAGTGGACCAGTGTTAGTTTGGGTCACATTGTCACAAGATCAATCACAAAGCtttcatttcaaaaataaaaaaatcacaaggcttattggaaaaaaaaaatataaacaataAGTGTGTTGGAGTATGTAATTTTATGAATGTGTTGCTAAAGGGtattgaagggtgaagggtcaggtTCAAAAATTagtgaaggaactaatttactaacaattttttttttcgaaaggagaaaatatatataataataatgaggAAACTGATAAGATATACACCAAAACAACCTCAACACGGTATCAAAAACCCACACGACCAAGGCTGCCCaccaaaaagaacaaaaaaaaaaaaattaacccaaAACAGCGGCAAATAAGAACAATAGCCTCAAAAACTAGAAGCCGCAATTTACTAACAatttaacaactaacatttgcttatcaaaaaataaaaaaataataaatgttgCGACTCTTCTCCCAAATTCGTTGAACCCTAATTAATTACTTAAAACTTTAATATGTTGTGGTAGAAAGAGTATTACCACTAGCTTCCTTCTTcaattcaaatcatcaattGAAGTGTCTCTATTAAGCTTTTGAAGGGTCTCGAATTAGTTATACATATACAATGTTTTTCCAAATTTTGAGTAACGCGGTTCTTTGATCGAATGTGGCAGTGCTAGATAGAAAGCAAGGAAACAATAATGAGCTTGGTGGTGCAGTAGATACTAGATACCCACCATAGTGGAGGTATCAACAAAAGTCATCTTAAAATAACTGAGAAAAATGTGTTTTGTGTGTATTTAAgtgcaatcaaacacacacacacataaccAACATAGGTTGGCAGGTTTAACTCTTACATCTTCATAGGCCGATGGTTCAAACTCCTTTGGGATCAGTAAAATCTCAGTTGGTAGGCAATCTTTCTCGAGGAAATCCATTGGTTCTCCTTCCTAAGAGTGAGCCTCTGCTGGCCACCCTAGCATGTCACTGCGCTCTGCCTTGTAGTCTGAAAACCTTTCTCGGGGAGATTCGCTAGAGCTCCTACCTAGGAGCAGGCCTCTACTGGCCTCCTAGCATTCTATTGCGCCCTGCTCAGTAGTCTGGAGAtgttttctctctgttctaccatttttttaacaaaaaaata
This window harbors:
- the LOC130714734 gene encoding uncharacterized protein LOC130714734 isoform X1 — its product is MLKQAIGRICRTSVYTCEVNGVLPWNYVPSCCFHSGQAHMAPRSFFGVEDFLDDDNSRPYTYQKGKKSKNPNKHVSFKQRTVAYMEPFTLDVFISKRFVSASVTHRVTSKQVAVAGTNSKDIKAVLRSRSDIPACIAIGRILSERAREADVYTASYTPRDRDKFEGKIRAVVQSLIDNGIDIKVYLD
- the LOC130714734 gene encoding uncharacterized protein LOC130714734 isoform X2, with product MLKQAIGRICRTSVYTCEVNGVLPWNYVPSCCFHSGQAHMAPRSFFGVEDFLDDDNSRPYTYQKGKKSKNPNKHVSFKQRTVAYMEPFTLDVFISKRFVSASVTHRVTSKQVAVAGTNSKDIKAVLRSRSDIPACIAIGRILSERAREADVYTASYTPRDRDKFEGKIRAVVQSLIDNGSCFG